GCTTTGTCAATCTGCAAGTCAGGGCAGCGGGCATTTGCGGTTCCGACCTGCACAATTACCGCACCGGACAATGGATCTCCCGTCGTCCCTCCACCGCCGGTCATGAGTTCTGCGGACGCATTACGGCAATCGGCGACGGTGTGACTGATTTTGCCATAGGCGATGTTGTTTCATCGGACTCCCGCATGTGGTGCGGCCTCTGCCCTGCCTGCTTGAGTGGCCGCAGCAATGTGTGTGAAAGCTTGGGCTTTGTCGGCGAGGTGTGCGATGGCGGTTTCGCCGATGAGGTGCAGGTGCCGGCGAAGCTCCTGGTTCGCCATGATCCGCACCTCTCGCCACATATCGCTGCCATGGCAGAACCGCTCGCTGTGGCACTGCATGCGGTGCGTCGCCTTTCTGTTCCTAGAGGGGAGCCGGTGCTCGTCATCGGCTGCGGCACAATCGGCGGGCTTTGCGCTCTCATCCTCTCCCGCCTGCACAACGGCCCGCTTCTGCTCGCCGACCTGAATGCGGAACGAGCCCGACGTGTCAGTGACGTGACAGGCGGCAAGCTCGTGACACTCGACACGGCTGCGATAGACGCCACGCTTTCGGGTGGCCGCCTTCGTTATGCGCTTGACGCCACCGGCAGCATTCAGGCGATAAGCCGGGCCATCGAATTGCTCTCCGGTGGTGGCGGTCTGGCGCTTGTCGGCATCAGCCACGGCAAGCTTGATTTCGATCCCAATGTTCTTGTCGAGCGCGAAGTTTCGCTGATCGGCTGCCACGCCTTTTGTGACGAACTGCCGGAGGCGACGGCGCTTCTGACCGAACTCGCGCCGGCTCTTCACCGCTTTATCGAGGTGCTGCCCTCACTCGATGATGTCCCCGCCGCCTATGACCGATTGCTGAGGGGTGAAAGCAACGTTTTGAAGACGATAATTGACGTGTCGGAATAGACCTGACACCTGACTTCAACAATGCCGGCGCGACGACGCGGAGGCGGAGACAGTGGCCATGACTGCACTTTCAGATTCCGCCTCACCACTCTACGAGAAGGTGAAGGACTTCGTTCTCGGCAACATCGGCAGCGGCAAATGGGCGCGCAACAGCCGCTTGCCTTCGGAGCACGAGCTGGTTTCGACGCTCGGCGTTTCGCGCATGACCGTCAACCGGGCGCTTCGGGAGCTCACGTCGGAAGGGCATCTGCGCCGCATCCAGGGCGTAGGCACTTTTGTCGCGCCGCCAAAACCGCAGTCGACGCTGATCGAGATCAGCAACATCATGACCGAAATCAGAGCCCGTGGTGGTCGCCACCGCGCCGAGGTTGTGGTGCTGGAACGCATCGCCCGGCCAGAACCCGAACTCCTGCTTGCCTTCGAGTTTGAGACCAGCCGGCCCGTGGACCATTCGGTCGTCATTCATTTTGAAAACGACCTGCCGGTGCAGCTCGAGGAACGCTATGTCAATCCCGGCCTCGTTTCGGGTTATGTCGAGCAGGACTTCACCATGGCGGCAACCTACGACTACCTCCAGAACGCAACACCGCTCACCGAAGTGGAGCACCTGATCAGCGCCCTGCCGGCCAGCGAGGCCCATGCGCGTCTGTTGCAGATCCGGGTCGGCGACAGCTGCCTCGTTCTGCACCGCAAGACCTGGACGGGTCCGATCGTCGCGACCGTCAACACGCTGACCTATGTCGGCAGCCGCTACTCGCTTGGAAGCCGCTATCTGCACGGCGGCAAATAAGACAACATCCGGAACAATTGCCATGACCCAGCCCGCCAGCCGCACCGCGGAAATCCGAAAAATCGCCAAGGCCGCCGATGGCAGAGCGGAAAAGATGCTTGCCGACCTGCTGCGTGACCTTTTCAGCATCGAAGCAAGGAATGTGGCGATCAATCAGGATCAGTACAGCCTCAATTCCCTCAATGGCTTCTTCGATACCGGCGAGGGTGAGTTCTTCTTCAAGTTCCATCAGGAGGAAGGCGAAGAGGCCATGAGCGGTGAATATTACCGTGCTGACATTCTTGCCCGCGCCGGTTTGCCGGTCGACCAGCCTTTGCTCATGTCCGTGCTGCCTGGTGAACAGATCCTCGTCTATCGCCGCCGCAGCGACCCGCGTTTTTCCGATGTGTTGCGTACGCTGGACCTCAAGGACGATCCGGCAGCTCGCGCAAAGGCGGTGGAAGCCGAGTGCAGGCTGAATGAGGCGGTTCTGAAAGTGTATCTGGAAACGCTGCACGGCGTCACGCCCACGCAAGTGGCCGCCGAGCCGGTTCATCGATTGTTCTATGAGCGCCTGATCGATCCCCCCACAGGCATCTATCCCGGTGGCAGGCTGGCAAATTTCTACGTCGACAAGACGTTCGATCTGCCGGACATGACGCTGGATTGGCAAACCCTCTCCGGGCTTCGCTTCTGCGTCAACGGCATTGCATATCGCGACAGTCTTGCGGCGCTTTTCGACGAGGCGCATGAACGGCTGAAGCCAGCGAAGCTCGCCGATGCCGGCGGCGTCACCGCCCATGGCGATGCCCATAATGCCAATGTCTGGTATGAGGATGATGGCAGCGACGCCCGCCTGTCCTTCTTTGACCCCGCTTTCGCCGGTGAGAATATTCCGACGCTCCTCGCGGAAGTGAAGACGACCTTCCACAACATCCTCGCCCATCCGTTCTGGCTCTACGATCCAGCCCTTGCAGCCAGAAGCTATTCGGCGAGCGCCACGCTCGACGGCAACATGCTGCGGATCACCACCAGCTACGAGCCCAGTGCAGTTCGGCGCGACCTGCTTACCGTGAAGGGCGAGGCGATGTGGCGGCCGCTCCTTGCCGAGCTGAAGGCGCGTAACATGCTGCCCGCTGACTGGCGCCGTGTTGTCCGTCTCGGCCTTTTCCTGTGCCCGGCATTGGTGATGAACCTTCGCGCGGGCGCAACGAGCCATAACCCGGTGTCATCCCTGATCGGCCTGTCGAGTGCCGTCATGGCAGGGAGCGAACCGGTCGAAGGCGAGGACGCCCTGACCCGCTTCTTCGACGCAATCGATCCGGATCGAGGCTGAATGAAGCCAGGCAAATGTCTCCGACTATCGCCAACTCGCAAGACGAGCAGTATCCTTCCGCGCTGGACCAAAGATTATGTAACTGATGGCGGCGAGTATCCAGACGCTGATGCATGCGTAAAGCATGACCAGACCAAAACCGTCCGCAAGCGCCTGATGGACGACTTCCTCCGAAATGCCCTGCGCCGAGGCGCCGGCAGTGCCCGCGGCGATCCGTTCCGCAACCGCCTGAAGCGTTTTGGTATCGAGACCGGCGGGCAGATTGATCCGCAGCGAGGCACGGACGCCTTCCACCAGAATGAAGCCCATGATGGGGATGTTGATTGCAAGCGAGATCATGCGCGCGCTCATGTCCATGCCGGACGCCATGCCGGAGCGGGCGGGAGAAACCGCGCCTGTGGTGGTGTTGGTTACCGGCGTATTGGTCAGGCCGAGCCCGATGCCGGCGAGGATGCAGCCGGGCAGCATTGTAAGCCAGCTCGCACGTTCGATGCCGCTCCCAAATTTCATCAGCATAAAACCCAGGCCGATGGTGAACAGTCCTGCCGGAATGACGAGGCGCGGCTGATAACGCAACGACAGACGTTCCGCCAAGGGTGGCACCACCAGCGCCGGCAGCGTATAGGCAAGCAGGCCGAGGCCGGCGGTGACGCTGTCATAACCGAGACCCGCCTGAAACCAGATCGGCAGATAGATCATGAACGGCCAAAAGCTGATATTCATCGCCGCAGAACCAATGATCGCCCCGGAAAAAGACCGGATGCGGAACACGGAGAAATCGAACATCGGCCTCTGCGTGCGCTTTTCAGCAAACACGAAGGCAATGAAGCTTGCAACCGAGACTCCAAGGATGAGAAGCGCCATCGGGCTCGAAAAACCGAGCTCGGGCCCCTGCGTGATGAAGAAGGCAAGACAAAAAACGGCGAGCGAAAGCGTGGCCATTCCGGCAAGATCAAGGCGCGCCGCCTCCGGATCGCGCGATTCTCGGACACCGCCCGCAGCGAGCAGCCACGTTAGAATGCCGAGTGCCACATGGACGAGGAACACCCATTCCCAGCTCCAAAGGGCAACCATGGCCCCGCCGATGATTGGGCCGAAACCCAGCCCCACGCCTGAGATGATGCCCCACCAGCCGAAAGCCATGCCGCGCTCCCGCGCGGTACGGAACTGATGCGACAGGATGGCGATCTGACACACCAGCATCGCTCCGCCGCTCAAACCCTGCAGGAAACGGGCGCCGATCAGAACTGATACGTTACTTGTCATTCCACAGGCGAGGGAGGAAAGCGCAAAAGCGGCAATACTTGAAATAAAGACTCGTTTGCGACCGAAGCGGTCGGCTAGTGCGCCCGTCGCCATCAGCACCATGGTCACGCCGATCGTATAGGCGTTCATGATCCATTGAAGCTGACGAAAATCCGCCTTTAACACCTCTTCAAGTGTAGGCAGGATGGCCGGAACGCTGGAGATCTCCAGTCCGAACATCAGAGCGGAAAGACAAACGGCAGTGAGCGCCATGGCGCTCCGGCTCGTCGTTCGTTCGCTGATAGTAATGGTCATATGTCAGCCTTTCTTGGTGGGCCCGCAACTGCGGAGGGCCACAGGCTAGACAAAGCTTGACCATAACTGAATTGGATGATTGGCTATTTCAGAGACAACAAATAGGAATGATCGATATGATCGCGCTGGATGTGGAGGCGGTCGAGGCCTTCGTCACGATCGCCGAGATGCAAAGTTTCACCCGTGCGGCCGAAGCGCTGGGTACGACCCAGGGCGCGATCAGCGTCAAGCTCAAGCGATTGGAAGACAGGGTCGGCCATCGGTTGCTCGAACGCACGCCGCGTTCTGTGCGTCTCTCCGCCCAAGGGGCGGTCTTTCTAGCGCCCGCCCGTGAGTTTCTGGCTGCGCACGACAGGGCGCTGGCAGGACTTTCCGCCCCACGCAGGCGCTTTGGCCTCGGCATTGCAGCACATGTGGCGGGACCTGAGGTTCCGGCCCTGCTTGCGCGTCTCAATGACCACGATCCCGGCCTGACGATTGAAGTGCGGATGGATAACTCCCGTTCCCTGCTCGATGCCTTTGACAGGGGAGAAATTGACGCAGCCATCATCAGGCGGGAGGATGATCGGCGGGATGGCGAAGTGCTCGGGCCGGAGCATTTCGGCTGGTACGCCGCTCCACAATTCGTGCATCGCCAAGGTGAACCATTGCGTCTTGCGGCACTGTCTCCCGCGTGTGGCGTGCGTGATATTGCCAGCCGCGCCCTGGACGGGGCTGGCATAGCCTGGACGGAGGTTTTCCTGGGCGGCACATCGTCCATGGTAACCGCCGCCGTTTCGGCCGGACTTGCGATTTCCGCCTTCTCCTGCCGCCTTGCCCCACCCGGCACCGTGGAGGTGAGCCAGCGTTTTGGGCTGCCTTCCCTGCCTTCCACCGAAATCATCATGTTCTCGACCCTGACGGACAGCAGGTCGCGTGAGGCGTTGCGAACACTCGCTGCCGCTTTTCGCGAGCATCGACCGACCTGACTGCCTTGGCGTTACAGATAGCCCACCCGCCTGTCGACATTTACCGGTGGAAAATCTAGCATCGCGCGAAACCGGAAAAACCGATCATCTCACGTTCCAATCGCCACAGCGGAGTATTCATGCCCCTTCCCCAAAAAATCGGTTTTATCGGAACAGGCGCCATCACCGACGCGATGGTCCGCGGCCTGCTTGCCAGACCCGCCGCCGTACCACATGTCATGGTTTCCCAGCGCAGCGCAGATGTTTCGGCTGAATTGGCCGCCGATTTTTCGCAGGTAATCGTCTCAAGCGACAATCAGGCTATCGTCGATGGCTGCGACACCGTCATGCTGGCAATCCGTCCCCAGATCGCCGAAGAGGTCGTCCGGCCGTTACGGTTCAGGGACGGACAGAAAGTCATCAGCGTCGTGGCTGCAACCAGCAGGGAAGCCCTTCTCGACTGGATCGATGCGGATGTGCATCTAACCCAGGCGATCCCGCTGCCCTTCGTTGCCCGCCGTAAAGGCGTTACCGCCATTTATCCCGTCGATAGGGATACGGCCGCAATTTTCAACGTCCTCGGCGGTGCTGTGGAATGTGAAACCAAGGCCGAATACGACCTTCTGGCCGCCGGCAGTGCTCTGATGGCTACTTATTTCGGCATCATGCAGACAGCAACGGAATGGTTGTCCGAAAACGGACTGCCGGAAGAAAAGGCGCGTGCCTATCTTGCCCCCCTCTTTGCCGGCCTCTCGGAGGTTGCGGTGTTGGCCGGAAGCAAGGCGGACTTTCACGAGATCAGCCGTGAATTCGCCACCAAAGGCGGCCTCAACGAACAAGTGCTCAACGACTTCGACGGGAAAGGCGGTTCAAAGGCCTTGAAAGAGGCATTGAGCCGCGTGCTCCAGCGGATTACGCGATAGCAATCGTTACAACCGCAGGAACAGGAAGGGGCCTTTCGGCCCCTTCTGCTTACGCCTTGCCCGGACGGTTGATCGTCAGGAAGTGGCGCACGACAGGTTTTTCCAGCCCGGAATGATAAGCCAGCACCTTGCCCTGCAAATCTGCGTCGGCATTGGAGACCCGCTTGTGCTGGCGAAGATGTTCCGCCCAGGATTCCACCATGAACCATTCGACGATCTTCTGTGGATCGGCGGAGTCTTCCGTCACACCCCACCCATAGGCGCCATCGCGGCGACGTTCCTGGGAGAGTTCGTCGAGTGCATGCAGGAAAGCGGAGCGGTGATGCTTTTCAACATTATATTCGATCAGGATCAGAACCGGGCCGCGATCATGGGCCACCGGCTCGGCGACGAGCGGTTCCGGCCAGTGGTTGGAAGGCACCATATCCGCATCGCCCGCAGGCAGTTTGAGGCGGTGCATGATAAGGCCCGCAACCAGCAGTCCCGCAGCGCCGATCAGCAATGCTCCCGGCACGCCCGTGGCTTCACCAACAGTACCCCAGCCAAGGCTACCGGCTGTCATTGCGCCATTGAAGACGGTCAGATAGACAGCAAGGCCACGGCCACGCACCCAGTTCGGCAGAACTGACTGGGCTGCCCCATTCAGCGTCGTCAGGGCCGTGATCCATGCGCCGCCGAGGAACAGCAGGACGATGATCGCAAGCCACTTTGGCGGAGCGAGTGAAAGCGCGGCCATGACCAGGGCGGTAATGACGGCAGCACCGAGAAGCAGGGCATCTGCATCGAAACGTTCGCGCAGCTTCGGCATGACCAGCGCGCCGCCGATGGCGCCAGCGCCGACAGCACCGAGCAGGATGCCATAAAAGCTCGCGTCTCCGCCGAGCAATTGCCGGGCAACAAGGGGAAGCAGCGCCCAGACGGCGCTGGCAAAAGCAAAGAAGATCGCCGCCCGCAGCAGCACGACATGCAATGGCTTGCTGGCACGGGTGTACCGAAGGCCGGCCCGGAATGCGCCGAGGAAACCTTCGGCCAGGGCATCATCAGCGTTCTTTACCCGCGGCCACCACAGAAGGGCGGCGATGACGACAAAGTAACTGGCGACATCGGCGCCATAGGTAAAGGCCGCGCCGAAGGCCGCAAGCAGGATGCCGCCGGCAGCCGGACCGATAGAACGGGCGATATTGATGCCGAGCGAGTTCAGAGCCACGGCGCTCTTGATATCCTCGCGCTTCACCAGTTCCGGCACGATGGCCTGCCAGGTCGGCCCCATCAGGGCGGCACCGATACCGCCGAGGAAGGTGAGACCGATCAGGGCGCTGACGGATAACAGGCCGGTGTGCGCAAGGACCATAAGGGTGACGCTGACGGAGGCCAGCAACAGCTGAACTGCGATCAGGAACTTGCGGCGGTCGAGAATATCGGTCAGCACGCCGGCCGGGATCGCCAGAAGAAAGATCGGCAGGGTTCCGGCTGCCTGCACCATGGCGACGGCAGCCGGAGAGGCAGATAGATCGGTCATCAGCCAGGAACTGGCGACATCGCGCATAAAGCTGCCGGTATTGCCGAGTACCGTGGCGGCCCAGAGGACCGCGAAGACGGGTTGCGCAAGCGGAGCAAAACTGCTCGCCGAGGATTTTGCGGCGCTCATTTGCCGGTTCCTTTCGTGAGATCGATTGCAGCGACAATGATGAAGGCGCCAGCAAGGCCAAGATGTTCAAAGAAAGCATTGGTGGCCATCATGCGATCCATGCCGGGCGCCATTTCCCAGAAGCGGAGAGCGATGAAGGTGGCGAGAAGAGTGAAGCCTGCGAGTGCCAAGGCTCCGGCCCAGCGCAGGAAGCCCGACACGACCAGAGCGGAGGCAGTGAGTTCGAACAGGATGACGACGACGGCGAATGCGAATGCCGGCTGGAGCCCAAAATGGTTCATCTCGGCAATCGCCCCCGGAAAGTCGAAAATCTTCGTCAGCGGCCCCTGAATATAGGCCGAGCAAAGCGCAAGAAGCGCAAGGGTTATTGTGGCGGGTGCGGCAACGATATCCGCAAGGAAGCTCCGAAGGCGAAGGGTTGAAGATGGCTCGGTCATAAAGTGCTCCTGCGATCTGGCCGGTCGGTTCGAGCGGCGTTTGCGTTCATCTGATGGAGCGATATTAGCGCAATGGATTATCGACAACAATTGCATCAATAGTTTCGATATAATTGCGTATTCTGAAATATTCTCTTTGTTTGGCTATTAGTCTTTTCCCATGGGCGGCACATGTGCCGCCCATGAGTGGGTTTCCTTTGTGGATCAGGCTTATACTGCCCAGCAGGAGCAGCCCAAGGCACCGAAGAAACCTTTGAGATCGGCAATCGGCAGTTTCGATGTCCAGGCACCGGCATGGTCATGACCATGGACACCGCAATCGCTGGCGCAGCCGCAGGTGGAGATGGCCGTGCGGCGCAGCGAGCGGGCGCCCGCGCCATCCGGTTCACCCCAGGCTGCATAGCCGCCGAACTTGCGCACTGGCGACCAATCGGGCATGGCCGGCGGAATATTGCTTTCGTCCAGTGCCTTGAAGTCGCCGGCGCCATAGACGATCTTGCCACCCACCATGGTCAGTTCCGAGGTGAGGAAGGAGATTTCGTCTTCCGCGCAGGAGAAGAAGTCCTTGTCCGGCACCACGAGATCGGCGAACTGGCCCTTCTCGATGCGCCCCTTCTTGCCTTCTTCGTTGGAGAACCAGGTGACGTTTTCCGTCCACATGCGCAGCGCCGTTTCGCGGTCGAGACAATTGGCGCGCGGATAAAGCTGCATGCCGCCGACTGTCTTGCCGGTTACCATCCAGAACAGCGACACCCACGGATTATAGGAGGCGACCCGCGTTGCGTCCGTTCCGGCCGAAACGTTCACACCCTTGTCGAGCATGCGCCGGATCGGTGGTGTGGCTTCAGCTACCCCCTGGCCATAACGCTCGACGAAATATTCGCCCTGATAGGCCATGCGGTGCTGGGTGGCGATGCCGCCGCCAAGCGCAGAAATACGGTCGATGGAGCGATCGGAGATGGTTTCAGCATGGTCGAAGAACCAGTTAAGCCCTGCGAGCGGGATATCACGATTGACCTTTTCAAAGACATCCAGCGCCCGCGAAATGGTCTCGTCATAGGTGGCATGCAGACGCCAGGGCCAGCGGTTTTCCGCGAGTATCCGGACAACATCTTCAAGCTCGCCTTCCATCTCCGGCGGCATATCGGGCCGCGGCTGACGAAAATCCTCGAAATCGGCCGCGGAAAAGACGAGCATTTCACCCGCACCATTATGCCGGAAATAATCGTTGCCCTGCTTGTATTTGACCGACTGCGTCCAGTTGAGGAAGTCTTCCTTTTCCTGTTTCGGCTTCTGCGTGAAGAGGTTGTAGGCCAGCCGAACTGTCATCTGGTTCTCATCCGACAGCTTCTGGATTACCTCGTAATCATCAGGATAGTTCTGGAAGCCGCCGCCGGCGTCGATCACGCCGGTCACACCCAGCCGGTTCAGCTCGCGCATGAAATGGCGGGTGGAATTGACCTGATAGTCGAGCGGCAGCTTCGGCCCTTTGGCAAGCGTCGAATAGAGAATGCCGGCATTCGGCTTGGCGAGCAGCAGGCCTGTGGGATTGCCGTTGGCATCGCGGGTGATCTCGCCGCCGGGCGGGTTCGGCGTATCCCTGGTGTAGCCAACAGCGCGAAGGGCGGCACCGTTCAGCAGCGCCCGGTCATAGAGATGCAGAAGGAACACCGGCGTATCCGGCGCCACCGCATTGATCTCTTCGATGGTCGGCAGACGCTTTTCGACGAATTGGTGCTCGGTAAAACCGCCAACGACGCGCACCCATTGCGGAGCTGGCGTTATCGCGACCTGGCGTTTCAGCATGTCCATGGCATCTGCAAGCGAGCGCACGCCGTCCCAGCGCAGTTCCATATTGAAGTTCAGCCCCCCACGCACGACGTGAGTGTGGTTGTCGATCAGACCGGGCAGCACGCGCTTGCCCTTGAGATCGATGATCTGCGTTTCCGGCCCGGCAAGGGCCATGACCTCGGCATCGCTTCCCACCTCGAGAAACAGGCCATCCTTGATCGCGACTGCCGTTGCATTCGGATTGCCACGATCAAGTGTCGTGACGCGGCCATTGTGAAGGATGGTATCTGGATGCATGGACGAAGCTCCGCTCTTGATGGGATCAGCGGCCTTAGCCGGTGAAAACAGATTCGAAAAGGCGAGACTGGATGCCGCGCCGAGGAAAGTGCGTCGTGTCGGCATCAGCTTTTCTCCCGGTTGATGGTCTGTTTGACTTCGGCAAGGTCGGATGCTTCAGCGCCACCTCTGGGCATATGGCCGAACATATGCGGTTTGATCTGGTTGATCCAGGAGACTGCAGACGGTTCTTTGCCGACAATCGTCTTCGCGAAAGGTATGATCTGCTCTCCAACCAGAATGCCGAGCAGACCGACGAGCGCGATGACGGGCGGCGCGGGGGAGCGCACGTTGAGCAAGCTGTAAACAATGCCGACCAACAGGCCGGCGCCAAGTGACAGAAGATAGACTTTCATGGAAACCTCCTCGACAGGTTGAAGCCGCACCGGCTGGATGATGATCCTGCCGGCGCGGTCGGTTGAAAGCTTATTTCTTGGCCGGGTTCGGGCCGATGCGCTTGCCGTGTTTGACACGCTCTGCACCGCCATGGACATGGGTGACGGCATAATCGATGCCCATGCCGTACGCGCCGGAATGTTCCTTCACCAGCGACGTCACGGCGTCGTAGGTTTCCTTGTGTGCCCAGTCGCGCTGCCATTCGAGCAGCACCTGCTGCCAAGTGACGGGAATGACACCGGCCTGAACCATGCGGTCCATCGCATATTTGTGGGCGTCGGACGAAGTGCCGCCGGAAGCATCGGCGACCATGTAGATCTCATAATCTGGAACATCATGCAGGGCCGAGAGCGCAAAGGTCGTGTTGCACACTTCCGTCCAAAGACCGGAGACGACGATCTTCTTGCGGCCATTGGCGGCATTCTTCGCCAGCGCATCGCGGACGTTCTGGTCGTCCCAGGAGTTCATGGAGGTGCGCTCAAGGATGTCGTTCTCCGGGTAGACAGCCAGTAGTTCAGGGAACGTGTTGCCGGAGAAGCTTTCCGTTTCCACCGTGGTGATTGTCGTCGGGATGTTGAAGATTTTTGCCGCCTTGGCGAGACCTACGACATTGTTCTTCAGGGTCTGGCGATCGATCGACTGCACGCCGAAAGCCATTTGTGGCTGCTGGTCGATGAAGATGAGCTGGCTGTTGGCGGGAGTAAGGACTTCGAGTTTGGACATGGTGGTTCTCCGTTCAGGTGGTGATTGCCGATCGACGGCGGTGAAATTGACAGGGCTTCGCCGGTCGACTGCCCGGCAGGGGCAGACGCTTCAAAAACTTGGAGCCAAGTTGGTCAGTGGAGGCGGATCAGAGACCCGCTTTATGCCGCAAGAGGCGTGAGGTTCGCCTCGATCTGGTTGCGGAAAGGCTCGTACTGGGTCGGCAGCTTCAGCGCTTCGCCCAGATGCGCGGTATCCTCGTCGCGGTCGAAACCCGGTTCATTCGTAGCGATTTCGAACAGGATGCCGCCCGGTGTGCGGAAGTAGATCGCCCAGAAGTAGTCGCGGTCTATGACTGGGGTTACGTGATAGCCCGTATCCATCAGCGCCTTGCGCACCTCCAGCTGCTTTTCACGGTTTTCGACCGCAAAAGCGATGTGGTGGACTGAACCGGCACCGGGCCGCGCAAACGGCGTCTTCGGCAGAGCTGCAAGATCGATCGTATCGGCCCCGTTGCCGCCGGGAATGACAAAGCGCGTCACATCGCCTTCTGCATCGGCGCGCTCATATCCCATGAAGCGAAGCAGTTCCTCGGTTGCGGCCGTGTCGTTGAGATTAAACCTTGCGCCGGTGAAGCCGCGTATGGCGTGGTCTTCAGAGATGCCCTCGGCAAGCCATGGAGCGCGGGCATCATTGTCCGTCTCGATCAGCGCGAGGCCGTCGCCATCCGGACCAGTGAAGCGCAGACGCTGCGCACCGAAGACCGTGTCAGCCTGGAGGCCGGCAGTGCCCTTGGCAATCAGTCGATCTTTCCAGAAGCCGAGCGAACCCTTGGGAACGGAAAACTGGGTCTCGCCCACTTCGCCAACGCCCGGACGGCCGGCCATCATGTTGGCGAAGGGAAAGTAGGTCATCACCGTGCCGGGGGTTCCCGTTTCGTCACCGTAATAAAGGTGATAGACGCTCGGCTCATCGAAGTTGACGGTTTTCTTGACCCTGCGCAGGCCGAGCGTATCGGTGAAAAAGCTGTTGTTCTGCCGCGCATCCGACGCCATCGAGGTAACGTGGTGCAGGCCCTTGATATCCTTGATCATCATCGGCGCCTTTCGTGGTCGCTGTGTTTGTTTCGATGGAGAGAGATGTAACCCACTTGATTGCATCGCGGAATTGCAATATTTCTGTCGAATGAATTGCGATTTTTGAAATAATGGCGATGAACGATTATAAGGCACTGAAAACCTTCCTGATGGCGGCCGAAAAACGCAACTTTGCGCAGGTCGCCCGTGAGCTGGGCATGACAGCAGCGGCCGTCACACGCGCGATTGCAGCGCTTGA
This sequence is a window from Agrobacterium tumefaciens. Protein-coding genes within it:
- a CDS encoding zinc-dependent alcohol dehydrogenase, with the protein product MKAVRLYDANDLRVEEMASPSSPPAGFVNLQVRAAGICGSDLHNYRTGQWISRRPSTAGHEFCGRITAIGDGVTDFAIGDVVSSDSRMWCGLCPACLSGRSNVCESLGFVGEVCDGGFADEVQVPAKLLVRHDPHLSPHIAAMAEPLAVALHAVRRLSVPRGEPVLVIGCGTIGGLCALILSRLHNGPLLLADLNAERARRVSDVTGGKLVTLDTAAIDATLSGGRLRYALDATGSIQAISRAIELLSGGGGLALVGISHGKLDFDPNVLVEREVSLIGCHAFCDELPEATALLTELAPALHRFIEVLPSLDDVPAAYDRLLRGESNVLKTIIDVSE
- the hutC gene encoding histidine utilization repressor, which translates into the protein MTALSDSASPLYEKVKDFVLGNIGSGKWARNSRLPSEHELVSTLGVSRMTVNRALRELTSEGHLRRIQGVGTFVAPPKPQSTLIEISNIMTEIRARGGRHRAEVVVLERIARPEPELLLAFEFETSRPVDHSVVIHFENDLPVQLEERYVNPGLVSGYVEQDFTMAATYDYLQNATPLTEVEHLISALPASEAHARLLQIRVGDSCLVLHRKTWTGPIVATVNTLTYVGSRYSLGSRYLHGGK
- a CDS encoding MFS transporter; this translates as MALTAVCLSALMFGLEISSVPAILPTLEEVLKADFRQLQWIMNAYTIGVTMVLMATGALADRFGRKRVFISSIAAFALSSLACGMTSNVSVLIGARFLQGLSGGAMLVCQIAILSHQFRTARERGMAFGWWGIISGVGLGFGPIIGGAMVALWSWEWVFLVHVALGILTWLLAAGGVRESRDPEAARLDLAGMATLSLAVFCLAFFITQGPELGFSSPMALLILGVSVASFIAFVFAEKRTQRPMFDFSVFRIRSFSGAIIGSAAMNISFWPFMIYLPIWFQAGLGYDSVTAGLGLLAYTLPALVVPPLAERLSLRYQPRLVIPAGLFTIGLGFMLMKFGSGIERASWLTMLPGCILAGIGLGLTNTPVTNTTTGAVSPARSGMASGMDMSARMISLAINIPIMGFILVEGVRASLRINLPAGLDTKTLQAVAERIAAGTAGASAQGISEEVVHQALADGFGLVMLYACISVWILAAISYIIFGPARKDTARLASWR
- a CDS encoding LysR family transcriptional regulator, whose translation is MIALDVEAVEAFVTIAEMQSFTRAAEALGTTQGAISVKLKRLEDRVGHRLLERTPRSVRLSAQGAVFLAPAREFLAAHDRALAGLSAPRRRFGLGIAAHVAGPEVPALLARLNDHDPGLTIEVRMDNSRSLLDAFDRGEIDAAIIRREDDRRDGEVLGPEHFGWYAAPQFVHRQGEPLRLAALSPACGVRDIASRALDGAGIAWTEVFLGGTSSMVTAAVSAGLAISAFSCRLAPPGTVEVSQRFGLPSLPSTEIIMFSTLTDSRSREALRTLAAAFREHRPT
- a CDS encoding pyrroline-5-carboxylate reductase produces the protein MPLPQKIGFIGTGAITDAMVRGLLARPAAVPHVMVSQRSADVSAELAADFSQVIVSSDNQAIVDGCDTVMLAIRPQIAEEVVRPLRFRDGQKVISVVAATSREALLDWIDADVHLTQAIPLPFVARRKGVTAIYPVDRDTAAIFNVLGGAVECETKAEYDLLAAGSALMATYFGIMQTATEWLSENGLPEEKARAYLAPLFAGLSEVAVLAGSKADFHEISREFATKGGLNEQVLNDFDGKGGSKALKEALSRVLQRITR
- a CDS encoding MFS transporter, which gives rise to MSAAKSSASSFAPLAQPVFAVLWAATVLGNTGSFMRDVASSWLMTDLSASPAAVAMVQAAGTLPIFLLAIPAGVLTDILDRRKFLIAVQLLLASVSVTLMVLAHTGLLSVSALIGLTFLGGIGAALMGPTWQAIVPELVKREDIKSAVALNSLGINIARSIGPAAGGILLAAFGAAFTYGADVASYFVVIAALLWWPRVKNADDALAEGFLGAFRAGLRYTRASKPLHVVLLRAAIFFAFASAVWALLPLVARQLLGGDASFYGILLGAVGAGAIGGALVMPKLRERFDADALLLGAAVITALVMAALSLAPPKWLAIIVLLFLGGAWITALTTLNGAAQSVLPNWVRGRGLAVYLTVFNGAMTAGSLGWGTVGEATGVPGALLIGAAGLLVAGLIMHRLKLPAGDADMVPSNHWPEPLVAEPVAHDRGPVLILIEYNVEKHHRSAFLHALDELSQERRRDGAYGWGVTEDSADPQKIVEWFMVESWAEHLRQHKRVSNADADLQGKVLAYHSGLEKPVVRHFLTINRPGKA
- a CDS encoding DoxX family protein, with the translated sequence MTEPSSTLRLRSFLADIVAAPATITLALLALCSAYIQGPLTKIFDFPGAIAEMNHFGLQPAFAFAVVVILFELTASALVVSGFLRWAGALALAGFTLLATFIALRFWEMAPGMDRMMATNAFFEHLGLAGAFIIVAAIDLTKGTGK